From bacterium, the proteins below share one genomic window:
- a CDS encoding FadR/GntR family transcriptional regulator — translation MSTRRSSHRPVELRPIERARVYEAIVAQLQELILHGPLRPGDRLPSERELVGRFGVSRVSVRQALAVLHAMGLIQIRSGGGVFAARTARGGVLAVAAALTGGRDLTRAQMEVRLIVEPRAAALAAQRATRADLRALAAALEGQARGIPTPELGLRGDAQFHTTIAEAAKNPLLLKMVEVITDALMPSREASARVPGGPQRAIQEHRRILRAIQRRDPRAAEQLMRAHLLTVERLALGPGTAGRVVPRARGILAVRPSRASSQRRRG, via the coding sequence GTGTCAACGCGTCGATCCTCGCATCGTCCAGTCGAGCTCCGACCGATCGAGCGGGCGCGCGTCTACGAGGCGATCGTCGCGCAGCTCCAGGAGCTCATCTTGCACGGTCCGCTGCGGCCCGGCGACCGACTGCCCTCCGAGCGCGAGCTCGTCGGACGGTTCGGGGTCAGCCGGGTTTCGGTCCGGCAGGCGCTCGCGGTCCTCCACGCCATGGGCCTCATCCAGATCCGCTCCGGCGGGGGAGTCTTCGCCGCCCGGACGGCACGCGGAGGGGTCTTGGCGGTCGCCGCCGCGTTGACCGGCGGCCGCGATCTCACCCGGGCGCAGATGGAGGTTCGCTTGATCGTTGAACCGCGCGCCGCGGCGCTCGCCGCGCAGCGCGCTACGCGGGCGGACCTTCGAGCGCTCGCCGCGGCCCTCGAGGGCCAGGCCCGCGGCATCCCGACCCCGGAGCTGGGGCTGCGCGGTGACGCACAGTTTCACACCACCATCGCGGAAGCGGCGAAAAATCCTCTCCTCCTGAAGATGGTCGAGGTGATCACCGACGCGCTGATGCCCAGCCGCGAGGCGTCCGCGCGCGTGCCGGGAGGGCCCCAACGGGCGATCCAGGAGCACCGGCGGATCCTCCGTGCGATCCAGCGGCGCGATCCCCGCGCGGCGGAGCAGTTGATGCGGGCGCACCTCCTGACGGTCGAACGCCTCGCGCTAGGGCCAGGGACGGCCGGGCGCGTGGTGCCCCGGGCCCGCGGCATCCTGGCGGTGCGGCCGAGCCGGGCATCGTCCCAACGTCGACGGGGGTAG
- a CDS encoding ABC transporter permease produces the protein MLKYAQRRVMLAVPTIVLTSVVVFLMLFFIPGDPASIYIGEQTATPERMAQIRHVMGLDRPIYVQYGEFAWRGVHGDLGRSLQTSRPVTAEIMSRLPDTVELAVAAMVVAVVLGAGLGLLSALRRNSVVDTLSMMVALFGVSVPVFWLALLLIMLFSLRLGWLPATSEPGVRGLLLPAVSLALLSAATLARLMRSSMLEVLQLDYLTTARAKGVRGAGVVFRHALPNAIIPVITAMGLQFGSLLSGAVITETVFARPGLGKLVVDSIQNKDLPTVQGVILVLALIYTAMNLIVDLSYAFIDPRIRFE, from the coding sequence ATGCTGAAATACGCCCAACGGCGCGTGATGCTGGCGGTCCCGACGATCGTGTTGACATCGGTGGTCGTGTTCCTGATGCTGTTCTTCATCCCCGGCGACCCGGCGTCGATTTACATCGGCGAGCAGACGGCAACGCCGGAGCGGATGGCCCAGATCCGGCACGTCATGGGCCTCGATCGGCCGATCTACGTCCAGTACGGCGAGTTCGCCTGGCGCGGGGTGCACGGCGATCTGGGGCGGTCCCTGCAGACCAGCCGGCCGGTGACCGCGGAGATCATGAGCCGGCTCCCCGACACCGTGGAGCTGGCGGTCGCGGCGATGGTGGTCGCGGTCGTTCTCGGGGCGGGGCTCGGGTTGCTCTCGGCGCTGCGGCGGAACAGCGTGGTCGACACGCTCTCGATGATGGTCGCGCTGTTCGGCGTCTCCGTGCCGGTGTTCTGGCTGGCGCTGCTCTTGATCATGCTGTTCTCGCTTCGCCTGGGGTGGCTCCCGGCGACCAGCGAACCGGGAGTGCGCGGGCTGCTCCTCCCCGCCGTGTCGCTGGCGCTGCTGTCGGCGGCGACGCTCGCGCGCCTGATGCGGTCGAGCATGCTCGAGGTGCTGCAGCTGGACTACCTGACGACCGCCCGCGCCAAAGGCGTGCGCGGCGCGGGCGTGGTGTTCCGGCATGCGCTGCCGAACGCGATCATTCCCGTGATCACGGCGATGGGGCTGCAGTTCGGGAGCCTGCTCAGCGGCGCCGTCATCACGGAGACGGTGTTCGCCCGGCCCGGCCTCGGGAAGCTCGTCGTGGACTCGATCCAGAACAAGGACCTGCCGACCGTCCAGGGGGTGATCCTGGTCCTCGCGTTGATCTACACGGCGATGAACCTCATCGTCGATCTCTCCTACGCGTTCATCGACCCGAGGATCCGCTTCGAATGA
- a CDS encoding ABC transporter ATP-binding protein, producing MDNPTRSNGLALPPAETIARRSGRDTPSTGPLLEVHHLTKDFGRFRAVDDISFAIPRGRVIGLLGPNGAGKTTTIQMLLGITTPTFGRITYFGKEFFAHRQECLQRINYASSFNTLQGRISVWENLLVYGHLYGMRKPEGRIRELTAYFEITGLLNTRYWDLSAGQKTRVNLIKALLNDPELILMDEPTASLDPDIADKTLSLIEAARQALSVSILYTSHDMEEVTRICDEVIFLDHGRIVAQDTPLGLTKRIRTAHLKVTFEGERQAVEAFLAQQQQPYQFTQEYAVSIDTTEKMIPALIFGISKVGVWITDIEVKKPTLEDVFLRIARGEDDVD from the coding sequence ATGGACAACCCGACGCGCTCGAACGGTCTGGCGCTTCCCCCGGCCGAGACCATCGCTCGTAGGTCAGGCCGGGACACGCCGTCGACCGGTCCGCTGCTGGAAGTGCACCATCTCACAAAAGATTTTGGCCGGTTCAGGGCCGTCGACGACATTTCCTTTGCGATCCCCAGGGGCAGGGTCATTGGCCTCCTCGGCCCCAATGGGGCGGGAAAGACCACCACGATCCAAATGCTCCTCGGCATTACCACTCCCACGTTCGGACGAATCACCTATTTTGGAAAAGAGTTCTTCGCGCACCGGCAGGAGTGCCTGCAGCGCATCAACTATGCTTCATCGTTCAACACCCTGCAGGGCCGGATCTCGGTGTGGGAAAACCTCTTGGTCTACGGGCATCTCTACGGCATGAGGAAGCCCGAAGGACGAATCCGGGAGCTGACCGCCTACTTCGAAATCACCGGCCTCCTCAATACTCGGTATTGGGACCTTTCAGCCGGGCAGAAAACGCGGGTGAACCTCATCAAAGCGCTGTTGAACGACCCTGAGCTGATTTTGATGGACGAGCCCACCGCCTCCCTGGATCCCGACATCGCGGACAAAACGCTCTCGCTGATCGAGGCGGCGAGGCAAGCCCTGTCCGTGTCGATTCTGTACACCAGCCATGACATGGAAGAAGTGACCCGGATCTGCGACGAGGTCATCTTCCTCGACCACGGGCGGATCGTCGCCCAGGATACCCCGCTTGGGCTCACCAAGCGCATCCGCACGGCCCATCTGAAGGTCACGTTCGAAGGCGAGCGTCAGGCCGTCGAAGCTTTCCTTGCGCAGCAACAGCAGCCGTATCAATTCACCCAAGAGTACGCCGTATCGATCGACACCACGGAGAAGATGATCCCGGCGCTGATCTTCGGGATCAGCAAGGTGGGCGTCTGGATCACCGACATCGAGGTGAAGAAGCCAACGCTCGAGGACGTGTTCCTGCGGATCGCCCGGGGAGAAGACGATGTCGATTGA
- a CDS encoding ABC transporter permease, protein MAEQVASSAEFPVRTTRRPAAGVLARVRRNRSAMGGAIIVAVIAGLGVLAPVLPLDPPTIPHLGHRLAAPLTSGYLLGSDQLGRDILSRLLWGTRTSLTIGVSAAFLALSLGSALGILAAYYGGRLDNLLMRGIDILMGFPEILLAIAIVAALGPGLTHAMLAVTVSNVPFYARGMRGAILLLRSTEFVESARAAGATHTRIIIRHLLPNVVAAMLVFVSLNIGWMITETAGLSFLGLGAQPPTPDWGTMLADGRGFITVASHVATVPGLTIFLSVLGFNTLGEGLREVLDPRSR, encoded by the coding sequence ATGGCCGAACAGGTCGCCTCGTCCGCCGAATTCCCCGTGCGCACCACCCGCCGGCCCGCCGCCGGGGTCCTTGCCCGCGTTCGGCGCAACCGGTCCGCGATGGGAGGGGCGATCATCGTCGCCGTCATCGCGGGCCTCGGGGTGCTGGCGCCGGTCCTCCCCCTCGATCCCCCCACCATCCCCCACCTCGGCCACCGGTTGGCGGCCCCGCTGACATCGGGTTACCTGCTCGGATCGGACCAGCTCGGTCGGGACATCCTGAGCCGCCTTCTCTGGGGGACGCGGACCTCCTTGACGATCGGCGTCTCCGCCGCCTTCCTCGCCCTCAGCCTCGGGTCGGCGCTGGGCATTCTTGCCGCGTACTACGGCGGCCGCCTCGACAACCTGCTCATGCGCGGCATCGACATCCTGATGGGCTTCCCGGAGATTCTCCTCGCGATCGCGATCGTCGCCGCCCTCGGCCCCGGCCTCACCCACGCCATGCTGGCCGTCACCGTGTCCAACGTACCGTTCTACGCGCGGGGGATGCGCGGCGCGATCCTCCTGCTCCGTTCGACGGAGTTCGTCGAATCCGCCCGGGCCGCCGGCGCCACGCACACCCGGATCATCATCCGCCATCTCCTGCCGAACGTCGTCGCCGCCATGCTCGTCTTCGTTTCGCTCAACATCGGCTGGATGATCACGGAGACCGCCGGGCTGAGCTTTCTCGGGCTCGGCGCGCAGCCGCCCACGCCGGATTGGGGCACGATGCTCGCCGACGGGCGCGGGTTCATCACGGTCGCGTCGCACGTCGCCACCGTCCCCGGCCTCACCATATTTCTCTCGGTCCTCGGGTTCAACACGCTGGGGGAGGGATTGCGCGAGGTGCTCGACCCCCGGTCGCGGTAG
- a CDS encoding LLM class flavin-dependent oxidoreductase, with the protein MARVGMALGYGKFTNSRETADLMRRAEERGFEMGFFSETIELMRDSVTVLAAIGLATSRLTLGTTQIVRLRSPVVMAQTLASLDELTGGRMTLAPGACTGSHARAHSLEPLDPALTLKEWIESIRLILTGKKVSYDGTVVKLKDVGLGWTPARTTVPLYVPATSRTGLRLAGELGDGVVLNAVCSPEYTVNALKIIREAAAAAGRDWAGFEVAQIINCSVEDDHKKAFDAIRWEVATKFDPAQISFIAGPKMRVGEPYIRKEDIPKFEEAHAKGGIEGLIRAVPDSYVAGMTASGTPDEVRARVQQYRDAGVSLPLLRPAAAHQTQRLLDLFAR; encoded by the coding sequence ATGGCCAGGGTCGGGATGGCGCTGGGGTACGGCAAGTTCACGAACAGCCGGGAGACGGCGGACTTGATGCGCCGCGCCGAGGAGCGCGGGTTCGAGATGGGCTTCTTCTCGGAGACGATCGAGTTGATGCGCGATTCGGTCACCGTGCTGGCGGCGATCGGGCTGGCCACCAGCCGGCTCACCCTGGGGACCACGCAGATCGTCCGCCTCCGCAGCCCGGTCGTCATGGCCCAAACCCTGGCCAGCCTCGACGAGCTCACGGGCGGGCGGATGACGCTCGCGCCCGGAGCGTGCACCGGCAGCCACGCCAGGGCGCATTCCCTGGAGCCTTTGGACCCGGCGCTCACGCTCAAGGAATGGATCGAAAGCATCCGGCTCATCCTCACCGGAAAGAAGGTCTCCTACGATGGCACGGTCGTGAAGTTGAAGGACGTCGGGCTGGGATGGACGCCGGCCCGCACGACCGTGCCCCTGTACGTGCCCGCGACGAGCCGGACGGGACTGCGCCTGGCGGGAGAGCTGGGCGACGGGGTGGTGCTCAACGCGGTGTGCTCCCCCGAGTACACGGTCAACGCCCTGAAGATCATCCGGGAGGCGGCCGCGGCGGCGGGCAGGGATTGGGCGGGGTTCGAGGTGGCCCAGATCATCAACTGCTCCGTGGAGGACGACCACAAAAAGGCGTTCGACGCGATCCGGTGGGAGGTGGCGACGAAGTTTGATCCGGCGCAGATCTCCTTCATCGCCGGCCCGAAGATGCGCGTGGGCGAGCCCTACATCCGCAAAGAAGACATCCCGAAGTTCGAAGAAGCGCACGCCAAAGGGGGGATCGAGGGCCTGATTCGGGCGGTCCCGGACTCGTACGTGGCGGGGATGACGGCCAGCGGCACCCCGGATGAGGTGCGAGCCCGGGTGCAGCAGTACCGCGACGCCGGGGTGAGCCTGCCTCTGCTTCGCCCGGCGGCCGCCCACCAGACCCAGCGGCTGCTGGACCTCTTCGCCCGGTAA
- a CDS encoding ABC transporter substrate-binding protein, which translates to MRRRLACVALIVGMILVGLWASSPGMATTPGTLVVGLVAEPTSMDPGQLNDINSMRVLANIYDTLVRFAPGTFELRPGLATSWTISPDGLTYTFKLRKGVTFQDGTPVDAAAIKFVYDRLLDPAHPYHNTGPFPFATFYYGAIKETRVVDPSTVRFVLKQPFSPFLHNLTLNTGRIVSPAAVKKWGKEFASHPVGPGPFKFVSWEKGVRIILDKNPAYWDGAPKLNRLVFRPLVEEQTRVTELLSGGVDFIVDVPPDNLAQLKNDSRFQLYEQPGPHIWWVTLNTKKKPFSDPRVRQAVNYAINKEGICRDVLKGTCTPAAGPIPPAITWAFSQQIKRYTYSPEKAKALLREAGYPNGFSASFWIPESGSGMQSPKTMAEAIQADLAAVGIKASIQTYEWGAYLSQYSKGLASADMGAMSFMLDPGDPAPMLSLVIDGHASSPNGFNSGYYDNPKVNQLLLQATETVDQAKRGALYRQVASVVADDAPWIFIDNAVQTAAAVKRVKGFVLSPTFYLFFHDTWVQ; encoded by the coding sequence GTGCGGCGACGTCTGGCGTGCGTGGCGCTTATCGTCGGGATGATCCTTGTTGGGCTGTGGGCGTCGTCCCCAGGGATGGCGACGACCCCTGGCACGCTTGTCGTCGGGCTCGTCGCGGAGCCCACCTCGATGGATCCGGGGCAGCTCAACGACATCAACTCGATGCGGGTGCTGGCGAACATCTACGATACCCTCGTGCGGTTCGCGCCCGGCACTTTCGAGTTGAGGCCGGGCCTGGCCACGTCGTGGACCATCTCCCCGGATGGGCTGACGTACACGTTCAAACTGCGGAAGGGCGTGACGTTCCAAGATGGGACTCCCGTCGACGCGGCGGCGATCAAGTTCGTGTACGATCGCCTGCTCGATCCCGCGCACCCGTACCACAACACGGGACCGTTTCCGTTCGCCACGTTTTACTACGGGGCGATCAAGGAGACCCGCGTCGTGGACCCGTCCACGGTGCGATTCGTGCTCAAGCAGCCGTTCTCTCCATTCCTGCACAACCTGACGCTCAACACCGGCCGGATCGTCAGCCCCGCCGCGGTCAAGAAGTGGGGCAAGGAGTTTGCCAGCCATCCGGTAGGGCCGGGACCGTTCAAGTTCGTGAGCTGGGAGAAAGGCGTCCGCATCATCCTCGACAAGAACCCGGCGTACTGGGACGGCGCCCCCAAGCTGAATCGGCTGGTGTTTCGCCCGCTGGTCGAGGAGCAGACCCGCGTGACGGAGCTGCTGTCCGGCGGAGTGGATTTCATCGTCGATGTACCGCCGGATAACCTTGCGCAGCTCAAGAACGACAGCCGGTTCCAGCTCTACGAGCAGCCGGGGCCGCACATTTGGTGGGTGACGCTGAACACGAAGAAGAAGCCCTTCAGCGACCCTCGGGTGCGGCAGGCGGTCAACTACGCCATCAACAAGGAAGGGATCTGTCGGGACGTGCTGAAGGGGACGTGCACCCCCGCCGCCGGCCCAATTCCTCCGGCCATCACCTGGGCGTTCTCGCAGCAGATCAAGCGGTACACGTACAGCCCGGAAAAAGCGAAGGCGTTGCTGCGCGAAGCGGGATATCCCAACGGGTTCAGCGCAAGCTTTTGGATCCCCGAGTCGGGGTCCGGCATGCAGTCTCCAAAAACGATGGCCGAAGCGATTCAGGCGGACCTCGCCGCGGTCGGGATCAAAGCCTCCATCCAGACGTACGAGTGGGGCGCCTATCTCAGCCAGTACAGCAAGGGGCTCGCCTCCGCCGACATGGGCGCGATGTCCTTTATGCTCGATCCGGGAGACCCCGCCCCGATGCTGAGCCTCGTCATCGATGGGCACGCCAGCTCACCCAACGGGTTCAACAGCGGGTACTATGACAACCCGAAAGTCAACCAGTTGCTGCTGCAGGCGACGGAAACGGTCGACCAGGCAAAGCGCGGCGCCCTGTACCGTCAGGTCGCCTCGGTCGTGGCGGACGACGCCCCGTGGATTTTCATCGACAATGCGGTGCAGACGGCCGCGGCCGTGAAACGGGTGAAGGGATTCGTGCTGTCGCCAACGTTTTACCTATTCTTCCACGACACCTGGGTGCAGTGA
- a CDS encoding LLM class flavin-dependent oxidoreductase, translated as MKLSIVDQSPVPAGATPADALRNTINLARLADRLGYERYWIAEHHATPGFASPAPEVLIARVGSETAGIRIGSGGVLLPHYSPLKVAETFRVLHALYPGRIDLGIGRAPGSSPLEAYALRRDRDRQALTDDFPEQLVELLAFLRHTFPPDHPFSRIKVSPEMPGCPEVWLLGSSMWSATAAAQLGLPYAFAHFINPEPTRAALEYYHSHVTAAGGSAPGTILALGVICADTETEAQRLHASVRVRHVLRELGIDPGPIPTPQDALTRLGAGAARTSTDESEWPRYVVGAPEQVHAQLVRIATELKVEELMVVTVVHDHEARRRSHLLLAEVFGLESRAQGAPPPR; from the coding sequence TTGAAGCTCTCGATCGTTGATCAGTCCCCGGTTCCGGCGGGCGCGACACCCGCAGATGCGCTGCGCAATACAATCAACCTGGCCCGGCTGGCCGACCGACTCGGCTACGAGCGGTACTGGATCGCCGAGCACCACGCCACCCCCGGCTTCGCCAGCCCGGCGCCCGAAGTCCTCATCGCGCGGGTGGGGAGCGAGACGGCCGGCATCCGCATCGGCTCCGGCGGGGTCCTGCTGCCGCATTACAGTCCGCTCAAAGTCGCGGAGACGTTCCGCGTCCTCCACGCCCTCTACCCCGGCCGGATCGACCTTGGCATCGGACGTGCCCCGGGGAGCAGCCCGCTGGAGGCCTACGCCCTGCGCCGCGACCGTGATCGGCAGGCCTTGACCGACGACTTCCCGGAGCAGCTCGTGGAACTCCTGGCGTTTCTGCGCCACACGTTTCCGCCGGACCATCCGTTTAGCCGGATCAAAGTTTCCCCGGAGATGCCCGGATGCCCGGAGGTCTGGCTCCTCGGATCGAGTATGTGGAGCGCGACCGCGGCCGCGCAGCTGGGGTTGCCCTACGCGTTCGCCCACTTCATCAATCCCGAACCCACCCGCGCGGCGCTCGAGTACTATCACTCGCACGTCACCGCTGCGGGCGGATCGGCTCCGGGAACGATCCTGGCCCTCGGGGTGATCTGTGCCGACACCGAGACCGAAGCCCAGCGCCTCCATGCCAGCGTCCGCGTGCGCCACGTCCTGCGGGAGCTGGGGATCGATCCGGGCCCGATTCCCACCCCCCAAGACGCGCTCACCAGGTTGGGCGCCGGGGCCGCCCGGACATCCACGGACGAAAGCGAGTGGCCCCGGTACGTCGTGGGCGCGCCCGAGCAGGTGCACGCTCAGCTCGTCCGCATCGCCACGGAGCTCAAAGTTGAAGAGCTCATGGTCGTGACCGTGGTCCATGATCATGAGGCACGCCGCCGCTCCCACCTTCTTCTAGCCGAGGTCTTTGGTCTCGAATCACGCGCGCAGGGGGCGCCCCCTCCCCGCTAG
- a CDS encoding ABC transporter permease, whose translation MSRYIVQRSAWVAVVLIGISVFTFALLHLTPGDPAQILLGPIATPQELARLHRELGLDRPLATQYVLWLAHVAQGDLGRSITLHRPVLGELLLRFRGTIILAAGAVIVAFGPGIALGVLAARRPGQLVDRLSMIVTVGGASIPPFWLGMILIILFSLRLGWLPGTGMSSPSGAATVGDVLTHLILPAFTLGALPLAIITRVARTGMIEALRGDYVRTARAKGLGEAAVTMRHAFRNTLVGIVTVVGLEMGFLLAGAVYVETVFDWPGVGLMLVNAILTRDFPLVQGAVLLVATTYVIINLVTDLFYAYLDPRIRFE comes from the coding sequence ATGTCGCGGTACATCGTTCAGCGGTCCGCCTGGGTCGCCGTCGTCCTGATCGGGATCTCGGTGTTCACGTTTGCTCTGCTCCACCTCACCCCCGGCGATCCCGCGCAAATCCTCCTCGGCCCGATCGCCACCCCTCAGGAGCTGGCCCGGCTGCACCGAGAGCTGGGGTTGGACCGGCCGCTCGCGACCCAGTACGTGCTCTGGCTCGCGCACGTGGCGCAGGGGGATCTGGGACGATCGATCACGCTGCACCGGCCGGTTCTCGGAGAGCTCCTCCTGCGCTTCCGGGGGACGATCATCCTGGCCGCGGGCGCCGTCATCGTGGCGTTCGGGCCCGGCATCGCCCTGGGCGTCCTCGCCGCGAGGCGCCCGGGGCAGCTGGTGGACCGCCTCTCCATGATCGTGACCGTGGGCGGGGCGAGCATCCCCCCCTTCTGGCTCGGCATGATCCTGATCATCCTCTTCTCGCTGCGGTTGGGCTGGCTCCCGGGAACGGGGATGTCCTCACCGTCGGGGGCGGCGACGGTGGGGGATGTGCTGACGCACCTCATCCTCCCCGCGTTCACGCTCGGCGCGCTGCCCCTGGCGATCATCACGCGCGTGGCCCGGACCGGCATGATCGAGGCCCTCCGCGGCGACTACGTGCGCACGGCGCGGGCAAAAGGGCTGGGGGAGGCGGCGGTCACGATGAGGCACGCCTTCCGCAATACGCTCGTCGGCATCGTCACCGTCGTGGGGCTGGAGATGGGATTTCTCCTGGCGGGTGCGGTGTACGTGGAAACCGTCTTCGACTGGCCGGGGGTGGGGCTGATGCTCGTGAACGCGATTCTCACCCGAGACTTCCCGCTCGTCCAGGGCGCGGTGCTCCTCGTGGCGACGACCTATGTGATCATCAACCTCGTCACCGACCTCTTCTACGCGTACCTCGACCCTCGGATCCGGTTTGAGTGA
- a CDS encoding ABC transporter permease → MSIERIGAVMLQELYITKRSLEVIVDLFFTSLMTVIVFGFVTRFLVGALSSSTGAYLILGLLLWEVIRVNQYSLSVGSLWNIWARNLSNMFIAPLSAAEYLVAHMLSGLAKTFCIFVMISAIAAYGFHFNILRLGLTNLALFFANLTVFAWSVGLILLGVIFVFGTRIQALAWGLIFLFQPLTAAFFPLSVLPPVLRQVAYGLPPTFVFEAARRALSRADVDWTSAARASGENLVYFMLALFVFNRLFAHSRKTGQFARSEG, encoded by the coding sequence ATGTCGATTGAGCGGATCGGCGCGGTGATGCTGCAGGAACTCTATATCACCAAGCGATCGCTCGAGGTCATCGTGGATCTCTTCTTCACGTCGCTGATGACGGTGATCGTCTTCGGGTTTGTGACGCGATTTCTGGTTGGGGCGCTCAGCTCCTCCACCGGAGCATACTTGATCCTCGGCCTGCTGCTGTGGGAGGTCATCCGGGTGAACCAGTATTCCCTGTCGGTGGGGAGCCTGTGGAACATCTGGGCGCGCAACCTCAGCAACATGTTTATCGCCCCATTGTCGGCCGCGGAGTATCTCGTGGCGCACATGCTGTCCGGGCTGGCGAAAACGTTCTGCATCTTCGTGATGATCTCCGCGATCGCCGCGTACGGCTTCCACTTCAATATCTTGCGCCTCGGACTCACCAATCTCGCGCTGTTCTTTGCGAACCTGACGGTGTTCGCCTGGTCGGTCGGGCTGATCTTGCTCGGAGTGATCTTCGTCTTTGGAACGAGGATCCAGGCGCTGGCCTGGGGACTCATTTTCCTCTTCCAACCGCTGACCGCGGCGTTCTTTCCGCTGAGCGTGCTGCCGCCGGTCCTCCGTCAGGTCGCCTACGGACTTCCCCCGACGTTTGTCTTCGAAGCGGCTCGAAGGGCCCTGAGCCGCGCAGACGTGGATTGGACGTCCGCCGCCAGGGCGTCCGGTGAGAACCTCGTGTACTTTATGCTCGCGCTCTTCGTGTTCAATCGCTTGTTTGCGCATTCGCGGAAGACCGGGCAGTTTGCGCGCAGTGAAGGTTGA
- a CDS encoding ABC transporter substrate-binding protein encodes MNISTAQSPHGQDRHRRQSRVAARLSRREVLQVAGAAGVAASLGKALAAVERASAAGAQGGELFYGLTNKFDTLDPNVTTFSDVARMAYHMFDPLLWESKAGVFVPGLAEKWEVNADATQYTFHLRRDVKFHDGTPFNAEAVKFTFDRIVDPALKSQSAFSAIGPYDSSAVADPYTVVVKFKDPYAPFLSSVAQSLLSPVSPDAVKKYGKDFGTHPVGTGPFKFASYTTDSVVRMVRNPDYRWAPSIFKNHGPASLDAISYRIIPESSTRLAALKSGQMQVIQDVPTQDYENLRRDNTIQLLQGLMTGSGWTMMINVTNPPMDDVRVRQALQWGVDKSAMIKAVWQGVYKPATSILTAATFGYDPATRNVYPYDPKKAGAALDEAGWKLGSGDVRQKGGQDLTLGLYYRADNSDFVAMATFLQSMYAQIGIKIDLHGLSQGGYFSAVRAGQHHLQFWWEPDTDPDVVRILLYSKNADGGTNRNRYKNAEMDKLIDAAAATADSAKRKQLYSQIQMKALRESVMVAFSDPLDLFAYQKGKVVGVVLDWSATNVLLHDASLRK; translated from the coding sequence ATGAACATCTCCACGGCACAGTCACCCCACGGGCAGGATCGTCACCGTCGCCAAAGTCGGGTGGCCGCTCGCCTGTCTCGGCGGGAGGTCCTGCAAGTGGCGGGAGCCGCCGGTGTGGCGGCCTCCCTGGGGAAAGCCCTCGCCGCGGTCGAACGGGCATCTGCGGCGGGAGCGCAGGGCGGCGAGCTGTTCTACGGTCTGACCAACAAGTTCGATACCCTCGACCCGAACGTCACGACGTTCTCCGACGTCGCGCGAATGGCGTATCACATGTTCGATCCCCTGCTGTGGGAGTCAAAAGCCGGCGTGTTCGTACCCGGGCTGGCGGAGAAGTGGGAGGTGAACGCGGACGCCACTCAGTACACGTTCCACCTCCGTCGGGATGTCAAGTTCCACGACGGCACGCCGTTCAACGCCGAGGCGGTGAAATTCACGTTCGACCGCATCGTGGATCCGGCGCTGAAGTCGCAGTCGGCGTTTTCCGCAATCGGGCCGTACGACAGCAGCGCGGTCGCGGACCCCTACACGGTCGTGGTCAAATTCAAGGACCCCTACGCGCCGTTCTTGAGCTCGGTGGCGCAGTCGCTCCTCTCGCCGGTGTCGCCGGACGCGGTGAAGAAGTACGGCAAGGATTTCGGTACGCATCCGGTGGGGACGGGGCCGTTCAAGTTCGCCTCGTACACGACCGACAGCGTCGTCCGGATGGTGAGAAACCCCGACTACCGATGGGCGCCGTCGATCTTTAAGAACCACGGCCCCGCGTCGCTCGACGCGATCAGCTACCGGATCATCCCGGAGTCCTCGACGCGGCTCGCGGCGCTCAAATCGGGCCAGATGCAGGTGATCCAGGATGTGCCGACGCAGGACTACGAGAACCTGCGGCGCGACAATACCATCCAACTGCTGCAGGGCCTGATGACCGGATCGGGCTGGACGATGATGATCAACGTGACCAACCCCCCGATGGACGACGTGCGCGTCCGCCAGGCGCTGCAATGGGGCGTGGACAAGAGCGCGATGATCAAGGCGGTATGGCAGGGGGTGTACAAACCGGCCACCAGCATCCTGACCGCGGCGACGTTCGGGTACGATCCGGCGACCCGGAACGTGTATCCCTACGATCCCAAGAAGGCCGGCGCCGCGCTCGACGAGGCCGGGTGGAAGCTGGGGTCGGGCGACGTCCGCCAGAAGGGCGGCCAGGACCTCACGCTCGGGCTCTACTATCGCGCCGACAACTCCGATTTCGTAGCGATGGCGACGTTCCTCCAAAGCATGTACGCGCAGATCGGCATCAAGATCGATCTCCACGGGCTATCGCAGGGCGGGTACTTCTCCGCGGTGCGAGCCGGCCAGCATCACCTGCAGTTCTGGTGGGAGCCCGACACCGATCCGGACGTGGTGCGGATTCTGCTGTACTCCAAGAACGCCGACGGAGGGACGAACCGCAACCGCTACAAGAACGCCGAGATGGACAAACTGATCGACGCGGCCGCGGCGACCGCCGACTCGGCCAAACGGAAACAGCTCTACTCCCAGATTCAGATGAAGGCGCTGCGCGAGTCGGTGATGGTGGCGTTTTCCGATCCACTCGACCTCTTCGCCTACCAGAAAGGGAAGGTGGTCGGCGTGGTGCTCGACTGGTCGGCGACGAACGTCCTGCTCCACGACGCATCGTTGCGGAAGTGA